Genomic segment of Alcanivorax borkumensis SK2:
TGCGAGCAGGGAATAGGCCTTTGGAATGGCAATACCCAGTTGATTCCGGGAGATTGGCGATCACGTCCTGAAGCAGTTCTTCCGGCGCTTCAAAGCCAAAAGGCGCCGGGTTACCGATGTTCAGTTTGATGACCCGGTGGCCTTCATCTTCCAGCCGGTGCGCTTCACGCAGCACGGGGCCGCGGATGTCGTAACATACGCCGTTGAGTTTGTCGGATTTGCTGACGTGATATTGATCGATTGTCATGAAGTTCCCGCAGGTCGACTCGAAGAGGACAGGGGAGTGATTCTACAATGCGTCCTTTTCACTGTATATCTGGCGCTTAGATGCAATGGCGCAAACTGGAGTAGGGCATGACCCCATTCAAGGATTTATTGGCGCTGGCGGTGAACCGTAAAGGTTCACTAAAGGCTGTGCAGGCTCAGCTGCCCACGGTGGCCGATTCAGATACTTTGCGCCATCGTGATGATGCATTTTATATGTCTGCGTTGACTCGCCGCATTTTCCGAGCCGGGCTGAAGCATTCCCTGGTGGACAATAAATGGCCTGCCTTTGAGAAGGCTTTTTTCGGCTTTGACCCACAAAAGCTAGTGTTAATGCCGGACACCATGCTTGATGACCGTATGCAGGACACTAGCCTGATTCGCCACTGGGGCAAGATGAAAGCGATCCGCCATAACGCTCAGTTGGTCCTCGACTTGGCAGAAGAGTACGGCAGTGTGGGGAACTGGCTGGCGGACTGGCCGGTGGACGATATCGTGGGTATGTGGTGGTTGCTGAAAAAACGGGGCAAGCAACTGGGAGGTAATTCTGGGGCGGCTTTCTTGCGTATGGTAGGCCGCGATACGTGGTATCCCACCGCCGATGTAGTGGCTGCTCTAAAGGCACAAAATATCATCGACAAGCCGCCAGCAAGCCAGCGAGACCAAAAGGCTGCCCAGGCCGCCTTCAACACGTGGCAAAGGGAAAGCGGTTGGCCGCAGTCCCATATCAGCAAGGTGCTGGCCTTTACTGTGGGCTGAGCGGCGACGGAACCTCTGTTCCTTATTAAGGGTCCCGATTCCCTTGATGCAGGCGTGAACATAAATGATAATGACTCGTCTTTAATGTTATGAATTGGGTTCACTCCTATGCCGCGTACCTTCTTGCCCCGCCACTTTTTTGCGGGCCTGCTCGCGTTTTTCTTTTTCTCCCAGTCTGCTTTTGCCGCCAGCCAGACCGCTCTTGTGCAGTTGGTCGAGTATGTGGGGGCGGACTATATCAATGCTGTGGTGGATGGTGAGATTGTCAGCCCGGAAGAATATGCCGAGATGGCAGAATTTTCTGCGTTACTCGCTGAAGGCGTGGCAGAGTTACCCGTTGCGCAGGGTCAACAGACGTTGCAACGCCAGGCTAACAGCCTGCAGCAGGCGGTGATCGATAAAGCCGCGGAAAGTGAGATCAAAGGCCTAGCGCAATCTATTCGTGCCACCTTGGTGAGTGTCTACGGTATTCCTGTATCGCCCAAGCAGGCCCCGGATCAAACGCATGCCGTTGCGTTGTATCAAAGTCACTGTGCCGCGTGCCATGGTGCGCAAGGTAAGGGCGATGGCCCTGCCGGAGTAGCACTGGAGCCCGCCCCCACGGATTTTACCGAGGTAGAGCGCTATAACGGCCGTTCACTGCTGGGTTTGCACACCACCATCACGCAAGGGGTGGATGGGACCGGGATGGCTGCCTACGCGGATACCTTGAGCGAGGAAGACCGGTGGGCGTTGGCGTTCTATGTGGGCGCCAAGGCCGTTACCGATGATGTGGCCGAAGATGGCGAACAGATCTTCACCACCGTGCCCGGTATGAAAACCGCCCTCGACCTAGACACTCTGGTGGCTCAGGCCCCGGAGGATGTGCTCAAGGAACAAGGGCCTAAGGCTTATGCGGCTTTGGGCTACCTTCGACGTACCCCCGACGCGCTATTCAATAAAAATCGGTTTATCGCACTGAGTCATGACAAGCTGGACGTTGCGGATGCTGCCTATCAGGCGGGTGATAAAAAGACGGCCAAGGCGGCGGCACTTTCTGC
This window contains:
- a CDS encoding DNA-3-methyladenine glycosylase I; its protein translation is MTPFKDLLALAVNRKGSLKAVQAQLPTVADSDTLRHRDDAFYMSALTRRIFRAGLKHSLVDNKWPAFEKAFFGFDPQKLVLMPDTMLDDRMQDTSLIRHWGKMKAIRHNAQLVLDLAEEYGSVGNWLADWPVDDIVGMWWLLKKRGKQLGGNSGAAFLRMVGRDTWYPTADVVAALKAQNIIDKPPASQRDQKAAQAAFNTWQRESGWPQSHISKVLAFTVG